One Piscinibacter lacus genomic window, CAGGACGACACGCCCCTGGCCGACTGGGTCGAGCAGCGCCTGCTGCCCCTGCGCGGCGCCGCGCCCGAGTTGCAGGACGCCGCGCTGCAAGCGGCCTTCGAATCCCTGCCGGCCGAGGGCCGCTTCCTGCTCGTCAAGCTGATCGGCGGCGGCTTCCGCGTCGGTGTCGGCCGGCAGACGGTGATCCGCGCGCTGGCTGCCCTGGCCGGCCTGCCCGACACCCTGGTCGCCCAGCGCATGATGGGCTACACCGAGGCCGGCGCGCGCATCGACGCGGCCCGCTACCTGGCCCTGATCGCCCCGCCCGAGGCCGGTGCGCCGGCCGGCGGCCAGCCCTATCCCTTCTTCCTCGCCCATCCGCTGGAGGCCGGCGGGCCGGTCGAGCCCGAGGCCCTGGCCGAGCGGCTCGGCCCCTGCACGGACTGGCTGGCCGAGTGGAAGGCCGACGGCATCCGCGCCCAGCTCGTCTGCCGGCCGGCGACCGAGCCGGGCGGGCCGGCGGTCTGGCTGTGGTCGCGCGGCGAGGAACTGGTCAGCGAGCGCTTCCCCGAGGTGCTGGCCGCCGCCCGCGCGCTGCCGCCGGGCACCGTGCTGGATGGCGAGCTGCTCGTCTGGCCCGGCGCGCCCGAGGCGGCGCCGGCCAGCTTCGCCGTCCTGCAGACGCGGCTCAACCGCAAGACCCTGCCGCGCAAGCTGCTGGCCGAGGCGCCGGTGCGCTTCTGGGCCTATGACCTGCTGGAGTCCGAGGGCGTGGACCGCCGCGCCGAGCCGCAGCACCAGCGCCGCGCGCGGCTGCAAGCCCTGCTCGGCCCGGGCGGGCCGGCGGCGGGGGCCTTTCCGGTCTCGCCGCAGCTTGTCGCGGCCGACTGGCCGGCGCTGGCCCGGCAGCGTGCCGAGGCCCGCGCGCTGGGCTTCGAGGGCCTGATGCTCAAGCATGCCGCCACGCCCTACGGCGTCGGCCGCCGCAAGCCGGGCGAGGGCCAGGGCGGCTGGTGGAAGTGGAAGCTCGAACCCTACCGGGTCGATGCCGTGCTGATCCATGCGCAGCGCGGCCATGGCCGTCGCGCCAGCCTCTACACCGACTACGGCTTCGCGGTGTGGAACCGGCCGCCGCGCGATGCGCAGGAGGTCGCCGAGGTCTGCGCGGCCATTGCCGAGCGCCGCCCGCCGCCGCCGCGCACGCCGCCGGCCCCGGGCGAGCCCGAGCCGCTGCAGCTGCTCTCCTTCGCCAAGGCCTACTCGGGCCTGAGCGATGCCGAGATCCTGCGGGTGGACCGCGAGATCCGCCGCCACACCGTCGAGAAGTTCGGCCCGGTGCGCAGCGTGGTGCCGACCCTGGTCGTCGAGCTGGGCTTCGAGGGCCTGGCGCCCAGCGCCCGCCACCGCAGCGGCATCGCCCTGCGCTTTCCGCGCATGCTGCGGCTGCGCGAGGACAAGCCCCTGGCCGAGGCCGACACCCTGGCCCAGCTCCAGGCCCTGCTGCCCGGCGGGGCCAAGCCCGGACCGGCCGGGCGCTGAGTTGCTGCGTGGTACAACCGCGCCGACTTCAAGGGGGCCGCCGCGCGCCGGCCCCCGCGCCAGGCCCCGCTGCGGCCCCATGCCGCACTCGACGAGGCCCCTTCGATGAACGCACCCCATCCCTTGATGTCCGACCTGCCCCCCGCGACCGATGACGAGGACGGCGTGCCCGTCTCGCAGCGCATCCGCGAGCGCATCAAGGCCTCGCGCCAGCGCTTCCATGCCAACGACAACATCGCCGGCTTCATCGAGCCCGGCGAGCTGGAGCGCCTGCTCGACGAGGTGGCCGGCAAGATGAAGGGCGTGCTGGAAAGCCTGGTGATCGACACCGAGAACGACCACAACACCCAGGACACCGCGCGCCGCGTGGCCAAGATGTACCTGGGCGAGGTCTTCCGTGGTCGCTACGTGGCGCAGCCGCCGGTGACCGAGTTCCCGAACGTCGAGCACCTCAACGAGCTGATGATCGTCGGCCCGATCACCGTGCGCAGCGCATGCAGCCACCACTTCTGTCCCATCATGGGCCGGGTCTGGATCGGCGTGATGCCCAACGAGCACTCGGACCTGATCGGCCTGTCCAAGTACGCCCGCCTGGCGGAATGGATCATGAGCCGGCCGCAGATCCAGGAAGAGGCTGTCACCCAGGTGGCCGACCTGCTGCAAGACAAGATCAATCCCGACGGCCTCGCCATCGTGATGGAGGCCGACCACTTCTGCATGCAGTGGCGCGGCGTGAAGGACATGGATTCCAAGATGATCAACAGCGTGATGCGCGGCAGCTTCCTGAAGGACGCCAACCTGCGGCGCGAATTCCTCTCGCTCGTCAACCACAAGAAGGCCTGAGATGCTGGTACGTCTGCTCTACGCCAGCCGGGCGAGCGAGCCGGTCACGCAAGCCACGGTCGACGCCATCCTGGCCCAGTCGCGCGTGCACAACCCCTCGCTGGGCATCACCGGCATCCTGTGCTGGGGCGGCGACATCTTCATGCAGGTGCTCGAAGGCGGCCGCGGCACGGTCAACACCCTCTACAACACGATTGCCAGCGACCCGCGCCATGTCCGCGTCGAGGTGCTGCACTACGAGGAAGTGTCGGAGCGCCGCTTCGCCGGCTGGACCATGGGCCAGGTCAACCTGGCCAAGATCAACCCGTCCATCCTGCTGAAGTACAGCGAGAAGCCGCAGCTCGATCCCTACAGCGTCTCGGGCAAGGTCTCGATGGCCTTGCTGGAAGAGCTGATCGCTACCGCGTCCATCATCGGGCGAGCGGGCTGAGTCGGGACACGGGTGGCGGCCTGCGCCGCCGTCCGTGCCTGACGAAGCGCCCGGCCTTGCAAGGCCGGGCGTGGGGCAAGGCTGGCAAGCACAGTCGCCCGGCGTCTCTTCCGCGCATCGCCCCCCGTGCGATTGCAGATTTTCTGGAGGCGGCTCACGCCCCGAGCCCCTAGAGTCCCGGCGCCCGCCGGCCTGCTTCCTCCGGAAGCCTCAGGCCCTGCGACCGACCCGGAGACCTTTCGATGCGTGCCCACCTTGCTTTCGTCCGCCAGCCCGTCGCGCTGGCCGTCACCCTGTTCGCAGCGAGCCTCCAGGCCCAGACCGCCGAACCCGCGGCCGATCTGGCCACGGTGGTCATCAGCGGCAAGGGCTTCGAGCAGCGTGCCTTCGACACGCCCTACTCGGTCGACATCGTCGATGCCGAGACGCTGAAGAAGGGCGGCCTGCTGCTCAATCTGTCCGAGACCC contains:
- the folE gene encoding GTP cyclohydrolase I, translating into MNAPHPLMSDLPPATDDEDGVPVSQRIRERIKASRQRFHANDNIAGFIEPGELERLLDEVAGKMKGVLESLVIDTENDHNTQDTARRVAKMYLGEVFRGRYVAQPPVTEFPNVEHLNELMIVGPITVRSACSHHFCPIMGRVWIGVMPNEHSDLIGLSKYARLAEWIMSRPQIQEEAVTQVADLLQDKINPDGLAIVMEADHFCMQWRGVKDMDSKMINSVMRGSFLKDANLRREFLSLVNHKKA
- a CDS encoding cisplatin damage response ATP-dependent DNA ligase, which translates into the protein MQAFSRLYAQLDGQTASRAKLAALQAYFSTAEPRDAAWAAYFLAGGKPRQTVPTARLRALACRLAGLPDWLFEACYQAVGDLAETLAHILPPPLRQDDTPLADWVEQRLLPLRGAAPELQDAALQAAFESLPAEGRFLLVKLIGGGFRVGVGRQTVIRALAALAGLPDTLVAQRMMGYTEAGARIDAARYLALIAPPEAGAPAGGQPYPFFLAHPLEAGGPVEPEALAERLGPCTDWLAEWKADGIRAQLVCRPATEPGGPAVWLWSRGEELVSERFPEVLAAARALPPGTVLDGELLVWPGAPEAAPASFAVLQTRLNRKTLPRKLLAEAPVRFWAYDLLESEGVDRRAEPQHQRRARLQALLGPGGPAAGAFPVSPQLVAADWPALARQRAEARALGFEGLMLKHAATPYGVGRRKPGEGQGGWWKWKLEPYRVDAVLIHAQRGHGRRASLYTDYGFAVWNRPPRDAQEVAEVCAAIAERRPPPPRTPPAPGEPEPLQLLSFAKAYSGLSDAEILRVDREIRRHTVEKFGPVRSVVPTLVVELGFEGLAPSARHRSGIALRFPRMLRLREDKPLAEADTLAQLQALLPGGAKPGPAGR
- a CDS encoding BLUF domain-containing protein; the protein is MLVRLLYASRASEPVTQATVDAILAQSRVHNPSLGITGILCWGGDIFMQVLEGGRGTVNTLYNTIASDPRHVRVEVLHYEEVSERRFAGWTMGQVNLAKINPSILLKYSEKPQLDPYSVSGKVSMALLEELIATASIIGRAG